The Streptococcus pantholopis genome has a segment encoding these proteins:
- the ispE gene encoding 4-(cytidine 5'-diphospho)-2-C-methyl-D-erythritol kinase: MLIIEKAPAKINLGLDVVGKRNDGYHELSMLMASVDLNDYISISEIEGDDIIIESNSHRMPVNEKNDVYKAASLLKERYAIQSGVKILLEKRIPICAGLGGGSTDAAATLRALNRFWNLELSCEKLQALGFEIGSDVPYCIQGGYAAVSGKGDIVEPLAVSISPWVVLVKPDFGISTPTVFKAINTSISRVNISSLRAAAEAGDYQQMLHYMGNSLEDITIIRKPFIQKIKDRLLKCGADTALMTGSGPTVFALCQSEKKADRLVNSMKGFCRQVYKVRVL, encoded by the coding sequence ATGTTAATCATAGAAAAAGCACCTGCGAAAATTAATTTAGGCTTGGATGTTGTTGGAAAGAGAAATGATGGCTATCATGAATTGTCAATGTTGATGGCAAGTGTTGATCTAAATGATTATATTTCTATTTCTGAGATAGAAGGTGATGATATTATTATTGAATCCAACAGCCACCGAATGCCGGTAAATGAAAAGAACGATGTTTACAAGGCGGCTTCTTTGCTGAAAGAACGTTATGCTATTCAAAGCGGTGTTAAAATCTTACTAGAAAAAAGAATTCCTATTTGTGCCGGACTCGGCGGTGGTTCAACAGATGCCGCAGCTACTTTGCGAGCTTTAAACCGTTTTTGGAATTTAGAGCTTTCCTGCGAAAAACTGCAGGCTTTGGGTTTTGAAATAGGAAGCGATGTGCCTTACTGCATTCAAGGCGGCTATGCTGCTGTCAGCGGTAAGGGCGATATTGTAGAACCGCTGGCAGTGTCTATTTCCCCTTGGGTTGTTTTGGTAAAACCTGATTTTGGTATTTCTACCCCTACGGTTTTCAAAGCTATCAATACCTCTATATCACGTGTCAATATTTCTTCTTTAAGGGCGGCTGCTGAAGCAGGCGATTATCAGCAAATGCTTCACTATATGGGGAATTCTTTGGAAGATATTACGATTATAAGGAAACCATTTATCCAGAAAATTAAGGACCGTCTGCTGAAGTGCGGGGCAGACACGGCTCTTATGACTGGGAGCGGACCGACAGTATTTGCGCTTTGTCAAAGTGAAAAGAAAGCAGATCGTCTTGTTAACAGCATGAAAGGGTTCTGCAGACAAGTTTATAAAGTCAGAGTTCTGTAG
- a CDS encoding zinc-dependent MarR family transcriptional regulator has protein sequence MESLDKKMDHLVKKILLKAENQHELLFGPCQSGETLTNTQEHILMLLAQEKLTNSDLAKRLNISQAAVTKAVKSLIKKDMLVSVKDKGDARVVFLTVTESARPVAEEHSRHHRCTLAVYQELLSAFTEEEQAVIGRFLAVFEQRLER, from the coding sequence ATGGAATCTCTAGATAAAAAAATGGATCATCTTGTTAAGAAGATTTTATTAAAAGCAGAAAATCAGCACGAGCTGCTTTTTGGTCCCTGTCAAAGCGGCGAAACACTGACAAATACTCAGGAGCATATTTTGATGCTTTTAGCACAGGAGAAATTAACGAATTCTGATTTGGCTAAACGGTTAAATATCAGTCAGGCAGCAGTTACTAAGGCTGTTAAAAGTCTCATTAAAAAAGACATGCTGGTTTCAGTCAAAGACAAGGGCGATGCCCGGGTAGTTTTTTTAACTGTGACAGAATCGGCTCGGCCTGTTGCTGAAGAGCACAGCCGGCATCATCGCTGTACTTTGGCTGTTTATCAGGAACTTCTATCGGCTTTTACAGAAGAAGAACAGGCTGTTATTGGGCGTTTTTTAGCTGTCTTTGAACAGCGTTTAGAAAGGTGA
- a CDS encoding metal ABC transporter ATP-binding protein: MRYITVQNLSFQYDNDPVLAEVNYHLDSGEFVTLTGENGAAKSTLIKATLGILRPKTGSVTMAKKNIKGQKLRLAYLPQQIASFNAGFPSTVYEFVKSGRYPRKGWFRPLTKHDQAHIKASLESVGMWENRQKQIGNLSGGQKQRVVIARMFASDPDIFVLDEPTTGMDTGTTETFYELMAHSAHQHQKAVLMITHDSEDVKGYVDRNIHLVRNQNLPWRCFNIHEKDNREDFDND; this comes from the coding sequence ATGCGTTATATTACAGTTCAGAATTTATCTTTTCAGTATGACAACGATCCTGTTTTAGCTGAAGTGAACTACCATCTGGACAGCGGGGAGTTTGTCACTTTGACTGGCGAAAACGGTGCAGCAAAGTCAACACTGATTAAGGCAACCTTGGGGATTTTACGCCCTAAAACAGGTTCCGTAACAATGGCTAAAAAAAATATAAAGGGCCAGAAATTGCGCTTAGCTTATCTGCCGCAGCAAATTGCCAGTTTTAATGCCGGTTTTCCTAGTACGGTTTACGAATTTGTAAAATCTGGCCGTTATCCGCGTAAGGGCTGGTTTCGTCCGCTAACCAAGCACGATCAGGCTCATATCAAAGCCAGTTTGGAATCTGTCGGAATGTGGGAGAATCGACAGAAACAAATTGGGAATCTCAGCGGCGGCCAGAAGCAGCGTGTTGTTATCGCGCGTATGTTTGCCAGCGATCCGGATATATTTGTCTTAGATGAGCCGACAACCGGCATGGATACAGGAACAACAGAGACCTTTTATGAATTAATGGCTCACAGTGCGCATCAGCATCAGAAGGCAGTTTTAATGATTACACATGACTCAGAGGATGTAAAAGGTTATGTAGATCGCAATATTCATTTGGTTCGTAACCAGAATTTACCTTGGCGCTGTTTTAATATCCATGAAAAAGATAATCGGGAGGACTTTGATAATGACTGA
- a CDS encoding metal ABC transporter permease: MTELLSYDFMQRALLAVVAISTFSPILGIFLILRRQSLMSDTLSHVSLAGVAFGVWLGYSPTWTTIFIVVLAAVLLEYLSQVYRNYMEIATAILMSMGLAVSLIIMSQADNAGSLSLDQYLFGSIITISKDQVTALFIIAALVLLLTVLFFRPMYILTFDEDTAYVDGLPVRLMSVLFNIVTGIAIALMIPAAGALLVSTIMVLPASIAMRIGKSFKTVIALAVGLGFIGMVSGIFISYYAETPASATITMIFISIFLLLALGKKLFKSSR, encoded by the coding sequence ATGACTGAACTTTTGTCTTATGATTTTATGCAGCGGGCTTTATTGGCGGTTGTGGCAATCAGCACTTTTTCGCCCATTTTGGGGATTTTTCTTATTTTACGCCGCCAAAGCTTGATGAGTGATACGCTGAGCCATGTTTCTCTGGCTGGGGTTGCCTTTGGTGTTTGGCTGGGTTATTCGCCGACCTGGACCACGATTTTCATTGTCGTTTTGGCTGCTGTTTTACTGGAGTATCTCAGCCAGGTTTATCGCAATTATATGGAAATTGCGACGGCCATCTTGATGTCTATGGGGCTGGCAGTTTCACTGATTATCATGAGTCAGGCTGATAATGCCGGAAGCCTCAGTCTTGACCAATATTTGTTTGGATCAATTATTACAATCAGTAAAGATCAAGTCACAGCTCTTTTTATTATTGCTGCCTTAGTTTTGTTGCTGACCGTGCTTTTTTTCAGGCCGATGTATATTTTAACTTTTGATGAGGATACGGCCTATGTAGATGGTTTGCCGGTGCGGCTAATGTCTGTTCTCTTTAATATTGTGACTGGCATTGCCATCGCTTTGATGATTCCGGCTGCAGGAGCACTGCTGGTTTCGACTATTATGGTTCTTCCTGCCAGTATTGCTATGCGTATCGGTAAAAGTTTTAAGACGGTCATTGCTTTAGCAGTGGGTCTTGGCTTTATCGGGATGGTGTCAGGAATTTTTATTTCTTATTATGCTGAAACACCAGCCAGCGCAACAATTACCATGATTTTTATCAGTATTTTTCTGCTGCTTGCCCTAGGAAAAAAGCTATTCAAGAGCAGCCGCTAA
- the tyrS gene encoding tyrosine--tRNA ligase yields the protein MTIFEELKERGLIFQTTDEEALEKALTEGPLAFYSGYDPTADSLHLGHLVPIIVCRHLQLAGHKPYPLVGGATGLIGDPSFKDTERSLQTKETVDGWVAKIQAQLSHFLNFDSGSNKAEMVNNYDWFADISFIDFLRDVGKYFTVNYMMSKESVKKRIETGISYTEFAYQIMQGFDFYELNRRYGVTLQIGGSDQWGNMTAGTELLRRKADKVSHVITVPLITDATGKKFGKSEGNAVWLDASKTSPYEMYQFWLNVMDEDAVRFLKIFTFLPLTEIEDIRKSFEAEPHKRLAQKVLAREVVTLVHGEAAYKEALNITEQLFSGNIQKLTAAELKQGLSNVPNYAVQSQDSLNIVDILVTSGIVTSKRQAREDLQNGAIYINGSRVQDTAYSLSDKDKIDNELTVIRRGKKKYFMITY from the coding sequence ATGACTATCTTTGAAGAACTCAAAGAACGCGGTTTGATTTTTCAAACAACTGACGAAGAAGCGCTGGAAAAAGCATTGACAGAAGGACCGCTTGCCTTTTATTCCGGTTATGATCCTACTGCAGACAGTCTCCATCTGGGGCATCTGGTGCCAATTATTGTCTGCCGCCACCTGCAGTTAGCCGGACATAAGCCTTATCCCCTTGTCGGAGGAGCTACCGGGCTCATCGGCGACCCATCTTTTAAGGATACTGAGCGCAGTCTGCAGACAAAAGAAACTGTTGACGGTTGGGTAGCCAAGATTCAGGCGCAGCTCTCCCACTTCCTCAATTTTGACAGCGGCAGCAACAAAGCAGAGATGGTTAACAATTACGACTGGTTTGCTGATATCAGTTTTATTGATTTCTTGCGCGATGTCGGTAAATATTTTACAGTTAATTATATGATGAGCAAGGAATCTGTCAAGAAGAGGATCGAGACTGGGATTTCTTACACGGAGTTTGCCTATCAGATTATGCAGGGCTTTGACTTTTATGAGCTCAACCGCCGTTACGGTGTGACACTTCAGATCGGCGGCTCCGACCAATGGGGCAATATGACCGCAGGAACTGAACTTTTGCGCCGCAAGGCTGATAAAGTCTCACATGTTATCACAGTCCCGCTGATTACGGATGCTACAGGAAAAAAATTTGGAAAATCCGAAGGCAATGCCGTCTGGCTCGATGCCAGCAAAACCTCACCTTACGAAATGTATCAGTTCTGGCTCAACGTTATGGACGAGGACGCTGTCCGCTTCCTTAAAATTTTCACCTTCCTGCCGCTGACAGAAATTGAAGATATTCGCAAGTCCTTTGAAGCCGAACCCCATAAACGCCTGGCACAAAAAGTCTTAGCGCGCGAAGTGGTAACGCTTGTCCACGGTGAAGCGGCCTATAAGGAAGCTCTTAATATCACTGAGCAGCTCTTTAGCGGCAATATCCAAAAGCTCACAGCAGCAGAACTCAAGCAGGGACTCAGCAATGTTCCTAACTATGCCGTCCAGTCTCAGGACTCCCTTAATATTGTTGATATCCTTGTTACATCAGGAATTGTCACTTCTAAACGTCAGGCTCGTGAAGATTTGCAAAACGGTGCCATTTACATTAACGGCAGTCGTGTTCAGGATACTGCCTACAGTCTTTCAGATAAAGACAAGATCGATAATGAACTGACAGTTATCCGCCGCGGCAAGAAAAAGTACTTTATGATAACTTACTAA
- the pbp1b gene encoding penicillin-binding protein PBP1B encodes MFKWKNKNRKQNLSFWDFGSVSLRTLKLMSDFFYVMILLFVMLGAGLALGYLASQIDSVKVPSKASLVSQVESLTMISKMNYADGSSISEIDTDLLRTPVAEEAISDNIKEAVIATEDENFASHNGVVPKAVFRATLASVLGLGETSGGSTLTQQLLKQQVLGDDPTFKRKSREIIYALALERYLSKDEILTDYLNVSPFGRNNRGENIAGVEEAAQGIFGVSAKDLTIPQAAYLAGLPQSPIVYSPYTADGRFKSDEDIAYGLQRQENVLYNMYRTGVLTAEEYTSYKDYDIRQDFIEPVAAETAEHDYLYYAVMEEAQEAMYAYLIERDEVSKQDLKNDETKLAYRKKALEELQQGGYTVKTTINKKVYDAMQAAVSQYGGVLDQESSQRVEVGNVLMDNKTGAILGFIGGRDYAQNQNNHAFDTARSPGSSIKPIIAYGPAIDQGLLGSASMLSNYPTTFSSGEKIMHGTDEGTAMINLQEALNTSWNIPAYWTYKLLRDQGVDVESYMTKLGYDIADYSIESLPLGGGIETTVEQQVNAYQMIANRGVYQEGYMVESITDSEGKTIYEHKENPVRVFSAATATILNQLLREPITSGGTTKFYEDLKGLNENAGTADWTGKTGTTDNYSDVWLVVSTPTATLGGWAGNDDNASLSSSSGYNYNAQYMAYLVDAIHDADPGVFSVSEKFGLDDSVVKSTVLKSTGLQAGAVSVNGRNITVGGETTTSYWAKNGAGSMTYKFAIGGTDSDYQKAWAALGGGS; translated from the coding sequence ATGTTCAAGTGGAAAAATAAAAATAGAAAACAAAATTTATCCTTCTGGGATTTTGGTTCTGTTAGTCTCAGAACCTTAAAATTAATGTCAGATTTTTTCTATGTCATGATTTTATTATTTGTTATGCTGGGAGCAGGGCTGGCCTTGGGCTATTTGGCCAGCCAGATTGACTCTGTTAAAGTTCCCAGTAAGGCAAGTTTAGTCAGTCAGGTAGAATCGCTGACCATGATTTCTAAGATGAATTATGCTGATGGCAGTTCGATTTCGGAAATTGATACTGATTTGCTGAGAACTCCTGTGGCAGAAGAGGCGATCTCGGATAATATAAAAGAGGCTGTTATTGCAACCGAAGACGAGAATTTTGCCAGCCACAACGGTGTAGTTCCTAAGGCAGTTTTTCGTGCAACTTTAGCTTCTGTTCTGGGTTTGGGAGAAACAAGCGGCGGCTCAACTTTGACCCAGCAGCTGTTAAAACAGCAAGTACTGGGAGACGATCCCACTTTTAAACGCAAATCGCGGGAGATTATTTATGCTTTAGCCCTGGAGCGGTATCTGAGCAAGGATGAAATCCTGACAGATTACCTGAATGTTTCCCCTTTCGGGCGCAATAACAGAGGAGAAAATATCGCCGGTGTTGAAGAAGCTGCTCAAGGTATTTTCGGGGTTTCAGCCAAGGATTTAACAATTCCTCAAGCTGCTTATTTGGCTGGACTTCCGCAAAGTCCGATTGTGTATTCCCCTTATACAGCAGACGGTCGCTTTAAGTCAGATGAAGATATAGCTTACGGGCTGCAAAGGCAAGAAAATGTTCTTTACAATATGTACCGGACCGGAGTTCTGACCGCTGAGGAATACACATCTTATAAAGATTATGATATACGTCAGGACTTTATTGAACCTGTAGCTGCTGAGACTGCTGAGCACGATTACCTTTATTATGCTGTAATGGAGGAAGCACAGGAGGCGATGTATGCCTATCTTATCGAAAGGGATGAGGTTTCTAAGCAGGACTTAAAAAATGATGAAACAAAGCTTGCTTACCGAAAAAAGGCACTTGAAGAACTGCAGCAGGGCGGTTATACGGTTAAAACAACTATCAATAAAAAAGTTTATGACGCTATGCAGGCGGCAGTCAGCCAGTACGGCGGTGTCTTAGATCAGGAAAGCTCCCAGAGAGTTGAAGTCGGAAATGTCTTGATGGACAATAAGACAGGTGCCATACTGGGCTTTATCGGCGGCCGGGATTATGCACAGAATCAAAATAACCATGCTTTTGACACAGCCAGATCTCCGGGGTCCAGTATCAAGCCAATCATTGCTTACGGGCCGGCTATTGATCAGGGCCTACTGGGCAGTGCCAGTATGCTGTCGAATTACCCGACAACCTTCTCCAGCGGAGAAAAAATCATGCATGGAACTGATGAAGGAACTGCAATGATTAATTTGCAGGAAGCACTCAATACTTCTTGGAATATTCCTGCCTACTGGACATATAAGCTTCTGCGTGACCAAGGTGTTGACGTTGAGAGTTATATGACAAAATTAGGCTATGATATCGCTGACTACTCTATTGAAAGTCTGCCCTTGGGAGGAGGGATTGAAACAACTGTCGAGCAGCAGGTTAATGCTTATCAGATGATCGCCAACCGCGGTGTTTATCAGGAAGGTTACATGGTAGAGAGTATCACGGACAGTGAGGGGAAAACGATTTATGAGCATAAAGAAAATCCTGTTCGTGTTTTCTCAGCAGCGACTGCCACAATTTTAAATCAGTTGCTGAGAGAGCCCATTACAAGCGGAGGCACTACTAAATTCTATGAAGATTTAAAGGGACTCAATGAAAATGCTGGAACGGCTGATTGGACAGGAAAAACTGGAACGACTGATAACTACTCGGATGTTTGGCTTGTTGTCTCGACACCGACAGCTACTCTAGGAGGCTGGGCCGGTAATGATGATAATGCGTCTCTGTCATCTTCATCCGGCTACAATTACAATGCCCAGTATATGGCTTATTTGGTTGATGCTATTCACGATGCTGATCCAGGGGTATTTTCTGTCTCGGAAAAATTTGGTTTGGATGACAGCGTTGTTAAGTCAACTGTCCTCAAATCAACAGGACTTCAGGCTGGGGCAGTCTCAGTTAATGGCCGCAATATTACAGTCGGCGGTGAAACGACGACAAGTTATTGGGCTAAAAATGGGGCTGGTTCTATGACTTATAAGTTTGCTATCGGCGGAACAGACAGTGATTATCAAAAGGCTTGGGCGGCACTTGGCGGGGGAAGCTGA
- a CDS encoding aldo/keto reductase — protein sequence MVKVYKMNDGLSIPAVGFGTFKAADGEEAYQSTLAALKAGYRHIDTAAIYRNEESVGRAIKDSGIPREELFVTTKLWNDSHSYEAAKEALATSLEKLQLDYVDLYLIHWPNPKAIRDHWEEGNAEAWRYMEDAQQAGLIRSIGVSNFLVHHLEALAKTARVTPAVNQIRLAPGCYQEEVVNYCREHKIVIEAWGPLGQGELFTNTEMQVLANKYGKTIAQLALAWSVYEGFLPLPKSVHQDRIKENLNFDDIKLSAEDAEQIKQLAGATPAPDPDSKDF from the coding sequence ATGGTTAAGGTTTATAAAATGAATGATGGCTTATCCATTCCCGCTGTTGGGTTTGGAACTTTTAAGGCGGCTGATGGAGAAGAGGCTTACCAGTCAACTTTGGCTGCTCTGAAAGCCGGCTACCGTCATATTGATACGGCAGCTATTTATCGTAATGAAGAAAGTGTTGGCCGTGCGATTAAAGACAGCGGTATACCACGTGAAGAACTTTTTGTAACCACTAAATTATGGAATGATTCACACAGCTATGAAGCCGCTAAAGAGGCTCTGGCAACGTCCTTGGAAAAACTGCAGCTGGACTATGTTGATTTATATTTGATTCACTGGCCAAATCCTAAGGCAATTCGTGATCACTGGGAAGAAGGAAATGCTGAAGCTTGGCGCTATATGGAAGATGCGCAGCAGGCGGGGCTCATCCGTTCCATAGGTGTCAGTAACTTTTTGGTGCATCATCTGGAAGCTTTAGCCAAAACGGCCCGGGTAACTCCGGCAGTCAACCAAATCCGTCTGGCTCCGGGCTGCTATCAAGAGGAAGTCGTTAATTATTGCCGGGAGCATAAGATTGTTATTGAAGCTTGGGGACCTTTGGGACAAGGAGAACTTTTTACAAATACTGAGATGCAGGTTTTGGCAAATAAATACGGTAAAACAATTGCCCAGCTTGCACTTGCATGGTCAGTGTATGAAGGGTTCTTGCCTCTGCCAAAATCTGTTCATCAGGATCGTATCAAGGAAAACCTGAATTTTGATGATATTAAATTGAGTGCAGAAGATGCTGAGCAAATTAAACAGCTGGCCGGTGCGACGCCAGCTCCTGATCCAGACAGCAAAGACTTTTAG
- a CDS encoding S-(hydroxymethyl)glutathione dehydrogenase/class III alcohol dehydrogenase — translation MEYIKTRAAVAWAPNEPLKIEELDLMMPQKGEVMVRITATGVCHTDAYTLSGKDSEGVFPCVLGHEGAGIVEAVGEGVTEFQVGDHVIPLYTAECGKCKFCLSGKTNLCSAVRETQGQGLMPDGTVRFFKDGQPIYHYMGTSTFAEHTVVSEYSLVKIRDDAPLEEVCLLGCGVTTGMGAVLNTAQVEEGSTVAIFGLGGIGLAAIIGARMAKALRIIAIDLNPDKFAKAKELGATDFINPNDYDKPIQEVIIEMTDGGVDYSFECIGNVDVMRSALECCHKGWGESIIIGVAPAGAEIHTRPFQLVTGRVWRGSAFGGVKGKSQLPGIVNQYMEGEFALSDFITHTLSLEQINQAFDLMHEGQSIRTVIHY, via the coding sequence ATGGAATATATTAAAACACGTGCAGCGGTTGCCTGGGCACCCAATGAACCTTTAAAAATCGAGGAGTTAGACCTGATGATGCCGCAAAAAGGTGAAGTTATGGTCCGTATTACAGCCACAGGCGTCTGCCATACTGACGCTTACACTCTTTCGGGGAAGGATTCAGAAGGAGTTTTTCCTTGTGTACTTGGACATGAAGGAGCTGGTATTGTTGAAGCAGTCGGTGAAGGGGTAACTGAATTTCAAGTTGGGGATCATGTCATTCCGCTATATACCGCTGAATGCGGAAAATGTAAATTCTGCTTGTCAGGAAAAACGAACTTGTGCTCTGCAGTCCGTGAGACTCAAGGGCAGGGTCTTATGCCTGATGGGACTGTTCGCTTCTTTAAAGATGGTCAGCCGATTTATCATTACATGGGAACGTCCACCTTTGCTGAACATACAGTTGTTTCAGAATACTCTCTTGTTAAAATCAGAGATGATGCTCCTCTTGAGGAGGTCTGCCTGCTGGGCTGCGGTGTAACCACTGGAATGGGGGCCGTTTTGAATACTGCACAGGTCGAAGAAGGCTCAACTGTAGCGATTTTTGGTCTGGGAGGTATCGGACTGGCGGCGATTATTGGTGCCCGTATGGCTAAAGCATTGCGCATTATTGCTATTGATCTTAACCCAGATAAATTTGCAAAAGCTAAAGAGTTGGGAGCTACTGACTTTATCAATCCTAATGATTATGATAAACCTATTCAGGAGGTAATTATAGAAATGACGGATGGCGGTGTAGATTATTCCTTTGAATGCATTGGGAATGTAGACGTTATGCGCTCTGCTCTGGAATGCTGTCATAAAGGCTGGGGAGAAAGTATCATTATCGGTGTAGCACCAGCCGGCGCTGAAATCCATACACGGCCCTTCCAGTTAGTAACCGGACGTGTCTGGCGGGGATCAGCTTTTGGCGGTGTTAAAGGGAAAAGTCAGCTTCCTGGGATTGTCAATCAGTATATGGAGGGAGAGTTTGCCTTAAGTGATTTTATTACCCATACGCTGTCTTTGGAGCAGATTAATCAGGCTTTTGACTTGATGCATGAAGGGCAGTCTATTCGTACAGTCATTCACTATTAA
- the fghA gene encoding S-formylglutathione hydrolase has product MKRLARHKSFGGWHERYSHQSKMTNTEMTFAIYLPPQAEQGKRVPVLYFLSGLTCTDENFSTKAGAQQYAAKYGLALVIPDTSPRGQEVADDDAYDLGQGAGFYLNATQSPWAEHYRMYDYIVEELPELIETNFPVTGQASIFGHSMGGHGALQIGLKNSERYSSISAFAPIVNPSEVPWGQKAFTAYLGPDQSAWQTYDSTKLIALAENVQPILIDQGLADDFYPQQLQPQAFAEAAKKNGAAVTLNWHEGYDHSYYFIASFIEKHIAFHAEHLGLKAEAGSSDCQ; this is encoded by the coding sequence ATGAAACGATTAGCAAGGCATAAAAGTTTTGGAGGATGGCATGAACGCTACAGTCATCAGTCCAAGATGACAAATACAGAGATGACATTTGCCATTTACCTTCCGCCGCAAGCTGAACAAGGGAAAAGAGTGCCGGTCCTTTATTTTCTGTCAGGCTTAACTTGTACGGATGAGAATTTCTCTACCAAGGCTGGCGCGCAGCAGTATGCGGCCAAATATGGTTTGGCACTGGTTATACCTGATACTTCGCCGAGGGGGCAAGAGGTAGCAGATGATGATGCTTATGACTTGGGGCAAGGAGCCGGCTTTTATTTAAATGCAACACAGAGCCCTTGGGCTGAACATTACCGCATGTATGATTATATTGTGGAGGAATTACCAGAACTGATTGAAACCAATTTCCCTGTAACAGGTCAGGCCTCCATTTTTGGCCATAGCATGGGCGGTCACGGCGCTCTGCAAATTGGTCTGAAAAATTCTGAACGTTACTCTTCTATCTCGGCGTTTGCTCCTATAGTCAACCCAAGTGAGGTTCCCTGGGGACAAAAGGCCTTTACTGCTTATCTAGGGCCTGATCAATCTGCTTGGCAGACTTATGACAGCACTAAACTTATTGCGCTAGCTGAAAACGTTCAGCCGATTTTGATAGACCAGGGATTGGCAGATGACTTTTATCCCCAGCAGCTTCAGCCGCAGGCTTTTGCTGAGGCAGCCAAGAAAAATGGTGCTGCAGTAACGCTTAACTGGCATGAAGGTTATGATCATAGCTATTATTTTATAGCCAGCTTTATAGAAAAGCATATTGCTTTTCATGCAGAGCATTTAGGCTTAAAAGCAGAGGCTGGCAGTAGTGACTGCCAATAA
- a CDS encoding MerR family transcriptional regulator codes for MITIKQAAEDLGLSAHAIRFYEKEGMVTIPRNERGIRNFDDQCMDRLKAIVHYRRVGMSLQDIRAVLAEFHNHALSTRLLEKTKHDLEMQIEHLQETHTYLVEKIKIHRHLAELEANGFDEDERTKVYYDLRRDDDN; via the coding sequence ATGATAACGATTAAGCAAGCTGCTGAAGATTTAGGCTTATCAGCGCATGCCATCCGTTTCTACGAAAAAGAGGGCATGGTGACCATCCCAAGAAATGAGAGAGGCATCCGAAATTTTGATGACCAATGCATGGACCGCTTAAAAGCTATTGTGCATTATCGGCGCGTAGGGATGTCTTTGCAGGATATTCGTGCTGTATTAGCTGAATTTCACAATCATGCTCTATCCACAAGGCTTTTGGAAAAAACGAAGCACGATTTGGAAATGCAAATTGAGCATTTGCAGGAAACTCATACCTATTTAGTTGAAAAAATAAAAATTCATCGCCATTTGGCAGAGTTGGAGGCAAATGGCTTTGATGAAGATGAACGAACGAAAGTTTATTATGATCTAAGAAGGGATGATGATAATTAG